The proteins below are encoded in one region of Candidatus Saccharimonadales bacterium:
- the rpsG gene encoding 30S ribosomal protein S7, producing MPRKKTKSLQRNIQPDRKYNSVLVARLINKVMLDGKKLKAERVVYDALEEVERRTKQPALEVFEAALRNVYPQVEVKSRRVGGANYQIPYEVKGSRQIHLTLMWMVQATRKKKGKPMSLRLADELVDAYNNAGETFKKKEDAHKMAEANRAFAHLARF from the coding sequence ATGCCACGCAAGAAGACTAAATCCCTCCAACGTAATATCCAGCCGGATCGCAAGTACAATAGCGTACTGGTAGCCCGTTTGATTAACAAGGTCATGCTGGATGGCAAGAAGCTTAAAGCCGAACGAGTAGTCTATGATGCCTTAGAGGAAGTGGAGCGCCGCACTAAGCAGCCGGCACTCGAGGTTTTTGAAGCGGCTTTAAGGAACGTCTACCCTCAGGTTGAGGTTAAATCGCGTCGCGTCGGCGGTGCTAACTATCAGATTCCTTACGAGGTTAAAGGTAGTCGCCAGATACACCTTACACTGATGTGGATGGTGCAGGCGACACGAAAGAAGAAGGGTAAGCCGATGAGCCTGCGTCTAGCCGATGAGCTGGTAGACGCCTATAACAATGCCGGTGAAACCTTCAAGAAGAAGGAAGATGCTCATAAGATGGCAGAGGCCAACCGTGCTTTCGCCCACCTTGCGCGGTTCTAG